In Clostridium sporogenes, one genomic interval encodes:
- a CDS encoding YbaK/EbsC family protein: MKLSKTLVHSLREDPADVEMDSQKLLLKGGLITKVDSGLYAFTPLGYSFLESIQKIIEDNSKKNGGFQISIPYINDFQDVSKKNNEFILDYNEETLRCINFLKNNVTSYKQLPLFFYENNTEINYKGKNNLGIMCGKQVLRKYFYMALDEDEDKFNKKELIKLYKNIFEIMNLQYNMVEDELDGTIKFIIYNNIGDSRIIACKSCNYGNEINKVSSIPDYQMEKDLKELNKIETPNIKTIEELGEFFKVPYRKFTKTIIYKCNNDSIVAVMVRGDRDIDEFKVIKNLGNIKSLELAGEDIVKQATNAEIGFAGPINLKVDKILIDEEITKMNNFMVGANETGYHYENVNYERDFKGIVGEFRKIHKDSKCILCGDKLEVNEGFVIGEIKKIEENLIRNECATFIDNKGKSKPFTIYKGFMDIYKIISWAIEQNKDELGIVWPMETSAFKVIVTIANVKDEQQFKVGEEIYSNLVNSGISTILDDRKERAGVKFKDADLWGIPIRITIGKNIKEDNVEIKLRNSKEKKEIPIDQLQESIKSLLGMA, translated from the coding sequence ATGAAGTTATCAAAAACATTAGTACATAGTTTAAGAGAAGATCCAGCAGATGTTGAAATGGATAGTCAAAAATTATTATTAAAAGGAGGATTAATAACTAAAGTAGACAGTGGACTATATGCATTTACACCTTTAGGATATAGTTTTTTAGAAAGCATTCAAAAGATAATTGAGGATAATTCAAAAAAAAATGGCGGCTTCCAAATATCCATACCGTATATAAATGATTTCCAAGATGTAAGTAAAAAAAATAATGAGTTTATATTAGATTATAATGAGGAGACCTTAAGATGTATAAACTTTTTAAAAAATAATGTAACGTCTTATAAGCAATTGCCTTTATTTTTTTATGAAAACAATACAGAGATTAATTATAAAGGCAAAAATAATTTAGGAATTATGTGTGGAAAACAAGTATTAAGAAAGTATTTTTATATGGCTTTAGATGAAGATGAGGATAAATTTAACAAAAAAGAATTAATAAAACTATACAAAAATATCTTTGAAATCATGAATTTACAATACAATATGGTAGAAGATGAATTAGATGGAACCATAAAATTTATCATATATAATAATATAGGAGATTCACGTATAATTGCATGTAAAAGCTGTAATTATGGTAATGAAATCAATAAAGTTTCATCTATACCAGATTATCAGATGGAAAAGGATTTAAAAGAATTAAATAAAATAGAAACACCTAATATAAAAACTATAGAGGAGCTAGGTGAATTTTTTAAAGTGCCTTATAGAAAGTTTACAAAAACAATAATATATAAATGCAATAATGATTCTATTGTTGCAGTTATGGTAAGAGGCGATAGAGATATAGATGAATTTAAGGTTATTAAAAATTTAGGTAATATAAAGAGCTTAGAATTAGCAGGAGAAGATATAGTTAAACAGGCTACAAATGCAGAAATAGGCTTTGCTGGTCCAATTAATTTAAAAGTTGATAAGATATTGATAGATGAAGAAATAACTAAAATGAATAACTTTATGGTAGGTGCAAATGAAACAGGTTATCATTATGAAAATGTTAATTATGAAAGAGATTTTAAGGGAATAGTTGGAGAATTTAGAAAGATACATAAAGATAGTAAATGTATTCTATGTGGTGATAAATTAGAGGTTAATGAAGGCTTTGTTATAGGGGAAATTAAAAAAATAGAAGAAAATTTAATAAGAAATGAATGTGCTACATTTATTGATAATAAGGGAAAGAGTAAACCGTTCACAATTTATAAAGGTTTTATGGACATATATAAAATTATTTCCTGGGCAATAGAACAAAATAAAGATGAATTAGGGATTGTTTGGCCTATGGAAACATCAGCATTTAAAGTTATAGTAACTATAGCTAATGTAAAGGATGAACAACAGTTTAAAGTAGGGGAAGAAATTTATAGCAATCTAGTTAATAGTGGGATAAGCACAATTTTAGATGATAGAAAAGAAAGAGCAGGAGTAAAATTTAAAGATGCGGATTTATGGGGAATACCTATTAGAATAACCATTGGTAAAAACATAAAAGAAGATAATGTAGAAATAAAATTAAGAAATTCAAAGGAGAAGAAAGAAATTCCAATAGATCAATTACAAGAAAGTATTAAAAGTTTATTGGGTATGGCTTAA
- the ilvA gene encoding threonine ammonia-lyase, translated as MELNLDTIKKAQNNIKTVVRKTPLFYSSTFSKKTGYEVYLKCENKQKTGAFKLRGAYNKIVSLTEEEKEKGVIASSAGNHAQGVAYAATAFGIKSTIAMPKTAPQAKVMATKGYGAEVVQHGEVYDECYEKALEIQKATGATFVHPFNDIHVMAGQGTIALEILEEIEDIDAIIVPIGGGGLISGIAVAAKSIKPDIKIIGVQSAIIASTKASLEKDEIVTLPGAKSLADGISVKTPGDIAFKYIREYVDEVVTVTEDEIAYGIFELIEKTKVIAEGAGASTVAALLANKINIKGKKVVALISGGNIDIAMVSKIIDRQLIMLKRRIRFKVELQDKIGEFEDVISNIVSTGANIVKARQDTNWSEKGLEYANVIFEVEVQSKEQGDKLLKQLSEKGYNIQTNICM; from the coding sequence ATGGAGTTAAATTTAGATACAATAAAAAAAGCTCAAAATAATATAAAAACAGTAGTTAGAAAAACACCTTTATTTTATTCAAGTACTTTCTCTAAAAAAACAGGATATGAAGTATATTTAAAATGTGAAAACAAACAAAAGACTGGAGCTTTTAAATTAAGAGGTGCATATAACAAGATAGTTTCATTAACTGAGGAAGAAAAAGAAAAGGGTGTTATTGCATCCTCTGCAGGAAATCATGCTCAAGGAGTTGCTTATGCAGCTACAGCTTTTGGAATAAAATCTACTATAGCTATGCCTAAAACTGCTCCTCAAGCTAAGGTCATGGCAACAAAAGGATATGGAGCAGAGGTTGTCCAGCACGGGGAAGTTTATGATGAATGTTATGAAAAAGCATTAGAAATACAAAAGGCTACAGGAGCTACTTTTGTACACCCTTTTAATGATATACATGTTATGGCAGGCCAAGGCACAATAGCTTTAGAAATATTAGAAGAAATAGAGGATATAGATGCCATAATAGTTCCAATAGGAGGAGGAGGACTAATATCAGGAATAGCTGTAGCGGCTAAATCCATAAAACCAGATATAAAAATTATAGGAGTTCAATCAGCTATTATAGCCTCTACAAAGGCATCTTTAGAAAAAGATGAAATTGTAACTTTGCCAGGAGCTAAGTCTTTAGCAGATGGTATTTCAGTAAAGACTCCAGGGGATATTGCTTTTAAATATATTAGAGAATATGTAGATGAAGTAGTTACAGTTACAGAAGATGAAATAGCTTATGGAATTTTCGAGCTTATTGAGAAAACAAAAGTTATTGCAGAGGGTGCAGGAGCATCAACCGTTGCAGCTTTATTAGCTAATAAGATTAATATTAAAGGTAAAAAAGTTGTGGCTTTAATAAGTGGTGGTAATATAGATATAGCTATGGTATCTAAAATAATAGATAGGCAGCTTATAATGCTTAAGAGAAGAATAAGATTTAAGGTAGAATTACAGGACAAAATAGGAGAGTTCGAGGATGTTATTTCAAATATTGTTTCTACGGGAGCTAATATAGTTAAGGCTAGACAGGATACTAATTGGAGCGAGAAAGGGCTAGAATATGCAAATGTAATATTTGAAGTAGAAGTTCAGAGTAAAGAACAAGGAGATAAATTATTGAAGCAACTTAGTGAAAAAGGGTATAATATACAAACAAATATATGTATGTAA
- the cysS gene encoding cysteine--tRNA ligase, translating into MKVYNTLTNKKEEFVTLVPGEVKMYVCGPTVYNFFHIGNARTFVVFDSIRRYLEYRGYKVKFIQNFTDIDDKMIKKANEEGTTVKELGDRFIKEYYKDADDLNIERATKNPRATEFMDEIIRFVSDLIEKGYAYEIDGDVYFSTKRFGDYGKLSGQNLEELQLGSRINVDERKKDPMDFAIWKSQKPGEPAWESPWGMGRPGWHIECSCMAYNLLGETIDIHAGGSDLSFPHHENEIAQSEARTGKQFAKYWLHSAFVNVNNQKMSKSLNNFFTAREILEKYDADVLRMFMLSGHYRTQINFSMELLDSTKAALDRLYNSINNLENLLDEVKNEELRDEELEYKNELQKYKEKYKEKMDDDFNTADAISVIFDLIRDVNTNVTIESSKELVKYTLDLIRELGNPLGILQESTKASLEEEIEKLIEERQKARKEKNWALADKIRDNLKERGIVLEDTPHGVRWKQI; encoded by the coding sequence ATGAAGGTTTACAATACTTTAACTAATAAAAAAGAAGAGTTTGTTACGTTAGTACCAGGAGAAGTAAAAATGTATGTTTGTGGTCCTACGGTATATAATTTTTTCCATATAGGAAATGCTAGAACCTTTGTAGTCTTTGATAGTATAAGAAGATATTTAGAATATAGGGGTTATAAAGTGAAATTTATTCAAAATTTTACTGATATAGATGATAAGATGATAAAAAAAGCTAATGAAGAAGGAACAACGGTAAAAGAATTAGGCGATAGATTTATAAAAGAATATTATAAAGATGCAGATGACTTAAATATTGAAAGAGCAACTAAAAATCCAAGAGCAACTGAATTTATGGACGAAATAATAAGATTTGTAAGTGATCTAATAGAAAAAGGATATGCTTATGAAATAGATGGAGACGTATATTTTAGTACTAAAAGATTTGGCGATTATGGTAAATTATCAGGACAAAACTTAGAAGAATTACAATTAGGATCAAGAATAAATGTGGATGAAAGAAAAAAAGATCCTATGGACTTTGCTATATGGAAAAGCCAAAAGCCAGGAGAACCTGCGTGGGAAAGTCCTTGGGGAATGGGAAGACCAGGTTGGCATATAGAATGCTCATGCATGGCTTATAATTTGTTAGGAGAAACAATAGATATACATGCAGGGGGATCAGATTTATCATTTCCACATCATGAAAATGAAATAGCTCAAAGTGAGGCAAGAACAGGAAAGCAATTTGCAAAGTATTGGTTACATTCAGCCTTTGTTAATGTAAATAATCAAAAGATGTCTAAATCATTAAATAATTTCTTTACAGCAAGAGAAATATTAGAAAAATATGATGCAGATGTTTTAAGAATGTTTATGTTATCAGGACATTATAGAACTCAAATAAACTTTAGTATGGAGTTATTAGATTCAACTAAAGCAGCTTTAGATAGATTGTATAATTCTATAAATAATTTAGAAAATTTATTAGATGAAGTAAAAAATGAAGAATTAAGAGATGAAGAATTAGAATACAAAAATGAATTACAAAAATATAAAGAAAAATATAAAGAAAAAATGGATGATGATTTTAATACAGCAGATGCTATATCTGTAATATTTGATTTAATAAGAGATGTTAATACAAATGTTACTATAGAATCATCAAAAGAACTAGTTAAATATACATTAGATTTAATAAGAGAATTAGGGAACCCTTTAGGAATATTACAAGAATCAACTAAAGCTAGTTTAGAAGAAGAGATTGAAAAACTTATAGAAGAAAGACAAAAAGCTAGAAAAGAAAAAAATTGGGCATTAGCAGATAAAATTAGAGATAATTTGAAGGAGAGAGGCATTGTTTTAGAAGATACACCACATGGAGTAAGATGGAAGCAAATATAA
- a CDS encoding Mini-ribonuclease 3 — protein MDFSLFQNKFTIKDGKTLNPLVLAFIGDAVYEVFIRTFLVDNNRELNVHKLHVNAIKYVKAHGQSDCIKDIMGDLNEDELYIFKRGRNAKSGTVPKNADVQEYRFATGFEALIGFLYITEQKERLNYLLNNIVTLNGKKGALDNES, from the coding sequence ATGGATTTTAGTTTATTTCAAAATAAGTTTACTATTAAGGATGGGAAAACATTAAATCCTCTAGTACTTGCATTCATAGGAGATGCAGTATATGAGGTTTTTATAAGAACATTTCTTGTAGATAATAATAGAGAGTTAAATGTGCATAAACTACATGTGAATGCTATAAAATATGTAAAGGCTCATGGACAGAGTGATTGTATAAAAGATATAATGGGAGATTTAAATGAAGATGAGCTTTATATATTTAAAAGAGGAAGAAATGCTAAATCAGGAACGGTGCCTAAAAATGCTGATGTTCAAGAATATAGATTTGCAACGGGTTTTGAAGCCCTTATAGGTTTCTTATATATAACAGAACAGAAAGAAAGATTAAATTATTTATTAAATAATATAGTTACTTTAAATGGAAAAAAAGGAGCACTTGATAATGAAAGTTAA
- the thyX gene encoding FAD-dependent thymidylate synthase, translating into MKVKLLEYTPNAEKLIASAAKLCYSSSGIEDLQNNLDKEKVDKFLNMLMSYGHESPIEHVSFTFGIEGVSRSLTHQLVRHRIGSYSQQSQRYVRLDQFEYVIPPSVEKDEEAKKIYIETMKNCQKSYDNIANILKEKYINDGLRAMDAEKKAIEDARYVFPNACTSKIIVTMNARSLMNFFRHRCCNRAQWEIRELAEIMLFEVKEVAPTLFKYCGPGCVNGPCPEGKMSCGKIKEVREKYNVKLHKESK; encoded by the coding sequence ATGAAAGTTAAATTATTAGAATATACACCAAATGCAGAAAAATTAATAGCTTCCGCAGCAAAATTATGTTATAGTTCATCTGGAATTGAAGATTTACAAAATAATTTAGACAAAGAAAAAGTGGATAAATTTTTAAATATGTTAATGTCTTATGGACATGAATCACCAATAGAACATGTTTCTTTTACTTTTGGTATAGAGGGAGTATCAAGAAGTTTAACACATCAACTTGTGAGACATAGAATAGGCTCTTATTCACAACAAAGCCAAAGGTATGTTAGGTTAGATCAATTTGAATATGTTATTCCACCTTCTGTAGAAAAGGATGAAGAAGCGAAAAAAATATATATAGAAACTATGAAAAATTGTCAGAAGTCCTATGATAATATTGCTAATATATTAAAAGAAAAATATATTAATGATGGATTAAGGGCTATGGATGCAGAAAAAAAGGCTATAGAAGATGCAAGGTATGTATTTCCAAATGCTTGTACAAGTAAAATTATAGTTACAATGAATGCTAGAAGTTTAATGAATTTTTTTAGGCATAGATGTTGCAATAGGGCACAATGGGAAATAAGAGAACTAGCTGAAATTATGTTGTTTGAAGTTAAAGAGGTTGCACCAACATTATTTAAATATTGTGGACCAGGTTGCGTAAATGGACCTTGTCCAGAGGGAAAAATGTCCTGTGGTAAAATAAAAGAAGTTAGAGAAAAATATAATGTGAAATTACACAAGGAGAGTAAGTAA
- the rlmB gene encoding 23S rRNA (guanosine(2251)-2'-O)-methyltransferase RlmB yields MKNRVGQQEEIREDIIEGRNAVIEALKSNKTIEKVMVAKGDLEGSIKIIISLAKEKGIVINEVDRKKLDSISQTRAHQGVIAFTTPYQYCAVEDIIRYAKQKEEDPFIVILDEIEDPHNFGSILRTAEVCGVHGVIIPKRRNVGVTPTVYKTSAGAVEYMKISKVTNINNVIDKLKEKGIWIYGADMCGNDYCFDVSLSGPIALVIGSEGRGISKLTKSKCDVLVKIPMLGNITSLNASVAGGMLMYEILKQRMKSK; encoded by the coding sequence ATGAAAAACAGAGTTGGTCAACAGGAAGAAATAAGGGAAGATATAATAGAAGGCAGAAATGCAGTAATAGAAGCATTAAAATCAAATAAAACTATAGAAAAGGTAATGGTAGCAAAGGGAGATTTAGAAGGATCTATCAAAATTATAATATCCTTAGCTAAGGAAAAAGGAATAGTGATAAATGAAGTTGATAGAAAAAAACTTGATTCTATATCTCAAACAAGAGCCCATCAGGGAGTTATAGCTTTTACAACTCCATATCAATATTGTGCAGTAGAAGATATCATACGATATGCAAAACAAAAAGAAGAAGATCCCTTTATAGTAATATTAGATGAAATAGAAGATCCACACAATTTTGGATCTATATTAAGAACCGCAGAAGTTTGTGGGGTACATGGTGTCATAATACCTAAAAGAAGAAATGTAGGAGTTACGCCTACTGTTTATAAAACATCTGCTGGAGCTGTAGAATACATGAAAATAAGTAAGGTTACTAATATAAATAATGTTATAGATAAACTTAAGGAAAAGGGTATATGGATATATGGGGCGGATATGTGCGGAAATGACTATTGCTTTGATGTAAGCTTATCTGGACCTATAGCATTAGTTATAGGAAGTGAAGGAAGAGGGATATCAAAGCTAACTAAAAGCAAATGTGATGTTTTAGTTAAAATTCCAATGCTCGGAAATATAACATCCCTTAATGCCTCTGTTGCTGGAGGAATGTTAATGTATGAAATATTAAAACAAAGAATGAAGAGTAAATAA
- a CDS encoding NYN domain-containing protein: MKYIFVDAYNVINSWKELKKIKDYNLEMSREQLLDILNNYASYNQYRIYVVFDAHQTEGAENIEKINNNLIVVFTKEGETADSFIERSINDLGRKIDVSVVTSDSLEQQLIFQRGATRISSLEFYSQVKETEKNIKERIKKEFSKKGNRLGEILQEDLLEKLEKIRRST; encoded by the coding sequence ATGAAATATATATTTGTAGATGCTTATAATGTCATAAATAGTTGGAAAGAGTTAAAAAAGATAAAGGACTATAATTTAGAAATGTCAAGAGAGCAACTATTAGATATATTAAACAATTATGCTTCATATAATCAATATCGTATTTATGTGGTTTTTGATGCACATCAGACGGAGGGTGCAGAAAATATAGAAAAAATAAATAACAATTTAATAGTAGTGTTTACAAAAGAAGGGGAAACTGCAGATAGTTTTATTGAAAGATCTATAAATGATTTAGGTAGAAAGATAGACGTATCTGTAGTAACATCAGATTCATTAGAACAACAATTAATATTTCAAAGAGGAGCTACCAGGATATCTTCATTAGAGTTTTATTCACAGGTTAAAGAAACAGAGAAGAATATAAAGGAAAGGATAAAAAAAGAATTTTCTAAAAAAGGAAATAGACTTGGAGAAATATTGCAAGAAGATTTATTAGAAAAATTGGAAAAAATAAGAAGAAGCACGTAA
- the sigH gene encoding RNA polymerase sporulation sigma factor SigH, whose protein sequence is MDRKVQINSKTSSFEGCVDEEIVMEAKAGNSRAQEYIIGKYENFVKAKAKSYFLIGADKEDIYQEGMIGLYKAIRDFKPDKLSSFKAFAELCVTRQIITAIKTATRQKHIPLNTYVSLNKPIYDEESDRTLLDILSEAKVANPEELIISREELKHIQNEIGQVLSDLEMEVLMSYLDGKSYQEIACDLDRHAKSIDNALQRVKRKLEKCLNNK, encoded by the coding sequence TTGGATAGAAAGGTTCAAATTAATAGTAAAACTTCCTCCTTTGAAGGATGTGTAGATGAGGAAATAGTTATGGAAGCCAAAGCAGGAAATTCTAGAGCACAAGAATATATAATTGGCAAGTATGAGAATTTTGTTAAAGCTAAGGCTAAATCTTATTTTTTAATAGGAGCAGATAAAGAAGATATATATCAAGAAGGTATGATAGGTTTATATAAAGCTATAAGAGACTTTAAACCAGATAAATTATCTTCCTTTAAAGCCTTTGCTGAACTTTGTGTTACTAGACAAATTATAACGGCTATAAAAACAGCAACTAGACAAAAACACATTCCGCTTAACACATATGTTTCTTTAAATAAGCCAATATATGATGAGGAGTCAGATAGAACCTTATTGGATATTTTATCAGAAGCTAAAGTTGCTAATCCAGAGGAATTAATTATAAGTAGAGAGGAACTAAAGCATATACAAAATGAGATAGGCCAAGTATTATCAGATCTTGAAATGGAAGTTTTAATGTCTTATTTGGATGGAAAATCTTATCAAGAAATTGCCTGCGATTTAGATAGGCATGCTAAGTCTATAGACAATGCATTACAAAGAGTAAAAAGAAAATTAGAAAAATGCTTAAATAATAAATAG
- the tuf gene encoding elongation factor Tu, giving the protein MAKAKFERSKPHVNIGTIGHVDHGKTTLTAAITTVLAQKGGASATKYDEIDKAPEEKERGITINTSHVEYETANRHYAHVDCPGHADYVKNMITGAAQMDGAILVVSAADGPMPQTREHILLASRVGVQYIVVFLNKADQVDDPELIELVEMEVRELLNEYGFPGDDTPIVVGSALEVLENQDNAEKTKCIDELMEAIDSYIPTPERATDQPFLMPVEDVFTITGRGTVATGRVERGVLHTGDEVELIGMKAEVSKTVCTGIEMFRKILDEAMAGDNIGALLRGIQRDEIQRGQVLAKPGSVTPHKKFVGQVYVLKKEEGGRHTPFFNGYRPQFYFRTTDVTGSINLPEGVEMVMPGDHIDMAVELITPVAMHENLRFAIREGGRTVGSGVVTTISE; this is encoded by the coding sequence ATGGCAAAAGCAAAATTTGAAAGAAGCAAGCCTCATGTAAACATAGGAACAATAGGTCACGTAGACCACGGTAAGACAACATTAACAGCAGCTATTACAACAGTATTAGCACAAAAGGGAGGAGCTTCAGCAACAAAGTATGACGAAATAGATAAAGCTCCAGAAGAAAAAGAAAGAGGAATCACAATAAATACATCACACGTAGAGTATGAAACAGCAAACAGACACTACGCACACGTAGACTGCCCAGGACACGCGGACTATGTAAAGAACATGATAACAGGAGCAGCACAAATGGATGGAGCAATCTTAGTTGTATCAGCAGCAGATGGTCCAATGCCACAAACAAGAGAACACATACTACTAGCATCAAGAGTTGGAGTACAATATATAGTAGTATTCTTAAATAAAGCTGACCAAGTAGATGATCCAGAACTAATAGAATTAGTTGAAATGGAAGTAAGAGAATTACTAAATGAATATGGATTCCCAGGAGATGATACTCCAATAGTAGTAGGATCAGCATTAGAAGTATTAGAAAACCAAGACAATGCAGAAAAAACAAAATGCATAGATGAATTAATGGAAGCAATAGATAGCTATATACCAACACCAGAAAGAGCAACAGATCAACCATTCTTAATGCCAGTAGAAGACGTATTTACAATAACAGGAAGAGGAACAGTTGCAACAGGAAGAGTTGAAAGAGGAGTTCTACATACAGGAGATGAAGTAGAATTAATCGGAATGAAAGCAGAAGTATCAAAGACAGTATGTACAGGAATAGAAATGTTCAGAAAAATACTTGATGAAGCAATGGCAGGAGACAACATAGGAGCACTATTAAGAGGTATCCAAAGAGACGAAATCCAAAGAGGTCAAGTATTAGCAAAACCAGGTTCAGTAACACCACACAAAAAATTCGTAGGTCAAGTATACGTATTAAAGAAAGAAGAAGGTGGAAGACATACACCATTCTTTAACGGATACAGACCACAATTCTACTTCAGAACAACAGACGTTACAGGATCAATCAACTTACCAGAAGGAGTAGAAATGGTAATGCCTGGAGACCATATAGATATGGCAGTAGAATTAATCACACCAGTAGCAATGCACGAAAACTTAAGATTCGCTATTAGAGAAGGTGGAAGAACAGTAGGTTCAGGAGTTGTTACAACAATATCTGAATAA
- the rpmG gene encoding 50S ribosomal protein L33, translating into MRVKVTLACTECKQRNYNTMKNKKNDPDRLEMNKYCPHCHKHTAHKETK; encoded by the coding sequence ATGAGAGTAAAAGTAACACTAGCTTGTACAGAGTGCAAACAAAGAAATTATAATACAATGAAAAACAAGAAAAATGATCCAGATAGATTAGAAATGAACAAATACTGCCCACATTGCCATAAACATACAGCTCATAAGGAAACAAAATAA
- the secE gene encoding preprotein translocase subunit SecE — MATSKTTNNIASAKKKGLSGFFKDLKFEFKRITWAPKKDVKKATETVLVFCFVYMIIVGVFDYGFNNLFKLIFKL; from the coding sequence ATGGCCACAAGTAAAACTACAAATAATATCGCGTCAGCTAAGAAAAAAGGTTTGTCAGGTTTTTTTAAGGATTTAAAGTTTGAATTTAAAAGAATAACATGGGCTCCTAAAAAAGATGTAAAAAAAGCTACCGAAACTGTATTGGTGTTTTGCTTTGTTTATATGATCATTGTTGGAGTATTCGATTATGGATTCAACAACCTATTCAAACTAATATTTAAGCTGTAG
- the nusG gene encoding transcription termination/antitermination protein NusG, with protein MSEEKAKWYVVHTYSGYENKVKVNLQKTVDNRDLHHWILDIQVPMEEQVEVKDGKKKITLKKTFPGYVLVKMLMTDDSWYIVRNTRGVTGFVGPGSKPVPLTEEEVLSMGIKEKQPEVDVEVGENVKVVSGPLEGFPATIQEINVEKGKIKALVNMFGRETPVELDFNQIEKLD; from the coding sequence ATGTCAGAAGAAAAAGCGAAATGGTATGTGGTTCATACATATTCAGGATATGAAAATAAAGTTAAAGTTAATCTTCAGAAAACTGTAGATAACAGAGACTTGCATCATTGGATTCTTGATATACAAGTTCCTATGGAAGAACAGGTTGAAGTTAAAGATGGTAAAAAGAAGATAACATTGAAGAAAACTTTTCCAGGGTATGTATTAGTTAAAATGTTAATGACAGATGATTCATGGTACATAGTTAGAAATACTAGAGGGGTAACAGGGTTTGTAGGTCCAGGATCTAAACCAGTGCCTCTTACAGAAGAAGAAGTATTGTCTATGGGAATAAAAGAAAAACAACCAGAGGTAGATGTTGAGGTTGGAGAAAATGTTAAGGTAGTATCAGGACCTTTAGAAGGATTCCCAGCGACTATACAGGAAATCAATGTAGAAAAAGGCAAAATAAAAGCTTTAGTTAATATGTTTGGCAGGGAAACCCCTGTTGAACTTGATTTTAATCAGATAGAAAAACTTGATTAG
- the rplK gene encoding 50S ribosomal protein L11, whose protein sequence is MAKKVVGMIKLQLPAGKASPAPPVGPALGQHGVNIMGFCKEFNAKTANQAGLIIPVVITVYQDRSFSFILKTPPAAVLLKKAAGIESGSGVPNKTKVAKVTKDQVREIAETKMPDLNAGSIETAMSMIAGTARSMGITVEE, encoded by the coding sequence ATGGCTAAAAAAGTAGTAGGAATGATAAAACTTCAACTTCCAGCAGGAAAGGCAAGCCCAGCACCACCAGTAGGTCCAGCTTTAGGACAACACGGTGTTAACATTATGGGATTCTGTAAAGAATTTAATGCTAAAACTGCTAACCAAGCAGGATTAATAATTCCTGTAGTTATTACTGTATATCAGGACAGATCTTTTAGTTTTATACTAAAGACTCCACCAGCAGCTGTATTATTAAAGAAAGCGGCTGGAATAGAAAGTGGATCTGGTGTTCCTAATAAAACTAAAGTAGCTAAGGTTACAAAAGACCAAGTTAGGGAAATAGCAGAAACAAAAATGCCTGATTTAAATGCAGGATCTATAGAAACTGCTATGAGTATGATAGCTGGAACAGCTAGAAGCATGGGCATAACTGTAGAAGAATAA